One genomic window of Phycisphaerales bacterium includes the following:
- a CDS encoding ATP-binding cassette domain-containing protein, translated as MTRVDATADRNAGGLVIEDLCFAYERDAEVVCGLSLNVAAGEVHAVLGPSGCGKSTLLRLIAGLERPRSGRIEVGGRCVAGDGVFVPAARRRVGVVFQDYALFPTMTAAANVRFAMRHRPRSERHQKTAELLDLVGMNSFARAMPFTLSGGQQQRIALARALARDPIVMLLDEPFASLDPELRQDLAPRTLSLLRERGIATVLVTHHASEANAADAQTFMPSAALAAQT; from the coding sequence ATGACGCGAGTAGATGCGACGGCCGATAGAAACGCCGGCGGCCTGGTGATCGAGGACCTGTGCTTCGCGTACGAGCGCGACGCGGAGGTCGTCTGCGGCCTCTCGCTCAACGTCGCGGCCGGCGAGGTACACGCCGTGCTCGGGCCTTCGGGCTGCGGCAAGTCGACGCTGTTGCGGCTGATCGCCGGGCTCGAGCGACCAAGGTCGGGCAGGATCGAAGTCGGTGGGCGATGCGTCGCGGGCGACGGCGTCTTCGTTCCAGCGGCCCGCCGCCGCGTGGGCGTGGTGTTCCAGGACTACGCGCTCTTTCCCACGATGACCGCGGCGGCCAACGTCCGCTTCGCCATGCGACACCGGCCGCGAAGCGAGCGGCACCAGAAGACGGCCGAACTGCTCGACCTCGTGGGCATGAACAGCTTTGCGCGCGCGATGCCCTTCACCCTCAGCGGCGGCCAGCAGCAGCGCATCGCCCTTGCCCGCGCCCTGGCGCGCGACCCGATCGTGATGCTGCTCGACGAGCCCTTCGCCAGCCTCGACCCCGAGCTTCGCCAAGATCTTGCGCCGCGCACGCTGTCCCTCCTCCGCGAGCGCGGCATCGCGACCGTGCTGGTAACCCACCACGCCTCCGAGGCCAACGCCGCCGATGCCCAGACGTTCATGCCAAGCGCAGCGCTTGCGGCGCAGACGTAG